The Equus quagga isolate Etosha38 chromosome 2, UCLA_HA_Equagga_1.0, whole genome shotgun sequence genome has a window encoding:
- the PLAU gene encoding urokinase-type plasminogen activator isoform X1: protein MGILLACVLLWTLVVSDSEGSHELHPASSASNCGCLNGGTCVSYKFFSNIQRCNCPKKFQGEHCEIDTSKTCYEGNGHSYRGKAKTDIMGRPCLEWNSATVLLKTYHAHRPDALQLGLGKHNYCRNPDNQRRPWCYVQVGLKQLVQECMVHDCSFGKSPSSPPEKAEFQCGQKALRPRFKIIGGEFTTTENQPWFAAIYRRHRGGSVTYVCGGSLISPCWVLSATHCFINYPKKEDYIVYLGRSRLSSSSRGEMKFEVEKLILHEDYSADTLAHHNDIALLKISSNTGQCAQPSQSIQTICLPPMYDDARFGTSCEITGFGKQNSTDYLYPEQLKMTVVKLVSHQECQQPHYYGSEVTTKMLCAADPQWKTDSCQGDSGGPLVCSIQGRLTLTGIVSWGRGCAMKDKPGVYTRVSRFLPWIRTHTGEENGLAL, encoded by the exons ATGGGAATCCTGCTGGCTTGCGTGCTCCTCTGGACTCTGGTCGTGAGCGACTCCGAA GGCAGCCATGAACTTCATCCAGCGTCCAGTGCAT CGAACTGTGGCTGTCTGAATGGAGGAACATGTGTGTCCTACAAGTTCTTCTCCAACATTCAGCGATGCAACTGCCCAAAGAAATTCCAAGGGGAACATTGTGAGATAG ATACATCAAAAACCTGCTATGAAGGGAATGGTCACTCTTACCGAGGGAAGGCCAAAACTGACATCATGGGCCGGCCCTGCCTGGAGTGGAACTCTGCCACTGTCCTTCTGAAAACGTACCATGCACACAGACCTGATGCCCTTCAGCTGGGCCTGGGGAAACACAATTACTGCAG GAACCCAGACAATCAGAGAAGGCCCTGGTGCTATGTGCAGGTTGGCCTAAAGCAGCTTGTCCAAGAGTGCATGGTGCACGACTGCTCTTTTG gaaaaagtccctcctctcctccagaaaAAGCAGAGTTCCAGTGTGGCCAGAAGGCTCTGAGGCCCCGCTTTAAGATTATTGGGGGAGAATTCACCACCACTGAGAACCAGCCGTGGTTTGCAGCCATCTATAGGAGGCACCGTGGAGGCTCTGTCACCTATGTGTGCGGTGGCAGCCTCATCAGTCCTTGCTGGGTGCTCAGCGCCACACACTGCTTCAT TAATTACCCGAAGAAGGAGGACTACATTGTCTACCTGGGTCGGTCAAGGCTTAGCTCCAGTTCGCGCGGGGAGATGAAGTTTGAGGTGGAAAAGCTCATCTTGCATGAGGACTATAGTGCTGACACACTCGCCCACCACAACGATATTG ccttgcTGAAGATCAGTTCCAACACAGGCCAGTGTGCACAGCCATCCCAGTCCATACAGACCATCTGCCTGCCCCCAATGTATGATGATGCCCGTTTTGGCACAAGCTGTGAGATCACTGGCTTTGGAAAACAGAATTCCA CTGACTATCTCTATCCAGAGCAGCTGAAAATGACTGTTGTGAAGCTGGTTTCCCACCAGGAATGTCAGCAGCCCCACTACTATGGCTCTGAAGTCACCACCAAAATGCTGTGTGCTGCTGACCCGCAGTGGAAAACAGATTCCTGCCAG GGAGACTCTGGGGGCCCCCTGGTCTGCTCCATCCAAGGCCGCCTGACTCTGACTGGGATTGTGAGCTGGGGCCGTGGATGTGCCATGAAGGACAAGCCAGGCGTCTACACGAGGGTCTCACGCTTCCTGCCCTGGATCCGCACTCACACTGGGGAAGAGAATGGCCTAGCCCTCTGA
- the PLAU gene encoding urokinase-type plasminogen activator isoform X2, protein MGILLACVLLWTLVVSDSEGSHELHPASSASNCGCLNGGTCVSYKFFSNIQRCNCPKKFQGEHCEIDTSKTCYEGNGHSYRGKAKTDIMGRPCLEWNSATVLLKTYHAHRPDALQLGLGKHNYCRNPDNQRRPWCYVQVGLKQLVQECMVHDCSFGKSPSSPPEKAEFQCGQKALRPRFKIIGGEFTTTENQPWFAAIYRRHRGGSVTYVCGGSLISPCWVLSATHCFINYPKKEDYIVYLGRSRLSSSSRGEMKFEVEKLILHEDYSADTLAHHNDIADYLYPEQLKMTVVKLVSHQECQQPHYYGSEVTTKMLCAADPQWKTDSCQGDSGGPLVCSIQGRLTLTGIVSWGRGCAMKDKPGVYTRVSRFLPWIRTHTGEENGLAL, encoded by the exons ATGGGAATCCTGCTGGCTTGCGTGCTCCTCTGGACTCTGGTCGTGAGCGACTCCGAA GGCAGCCATGAACTTCATCCAGCGTCCAGTGCAT CGAACTGTGGCTGTCTGAATGGAGGAACATGTGTGTCCTACAAGTTCTTCTCCAACATTCAGCGATGCAACTGCCCAAAGAAATTCCAAGGGGAACATTGTGAGATAG ATACATCAAAAACCTGCTATGAAGGGAATGGTCACTCTTACCGAGGGAAGGCCAAAACTGACATCATGGGCCGGCCCTGCCTGGAGTGGAACTCTGCCACTGTCCTTCTGAAAACGTACCATGCACACAGACCTGATGCCCTTCAGCTGGGCCTGGGGAAACACAATTACTGCAG GAACCCAGACAATCAGAGAAGGCCCTGGTGCTATGTGCAGGTTGGCCTAAAGCAGCTTGTCCAAGAGTGCATGGTGCACGACTGCTCTTTTG gaaaaagtccctcctctcctccagaaaAAGCAGAGTTCCAGTGTGGCCAGAAGGCTCTGAGGCCCCGCTTTAAGATTATTGGGGGAGAATTCACCACCACTGAGAACCAGCCGTGGTTTGCAGCCATCTATAGGAGGCACCGTGGAGGCTCTGTCACCTATGTGTGCGGTGGCAGCCTCATCAGTCCTTGCTGGGTGCTCAGCGCCACACACTGCTTCAT TAATTACCCGAAGAAGGAGGACTACATTGTCTACCTGGGTCGGTCAAGGCTTAGCTCCAGTTCGCGCGGGGAGATGAAGTTTGAGGTGGAAAAGCTCATCTTGCATGAGGACTATAGTGCTGACACACTCGCCCACCACAACGATATTG CTGACTATCTCTATCCAGAGCAGCTGAAAATGACTGTTGTGAAGCTGGTTTCCCACCAGGAATGTCAGCAGCCCCACTACTATGGCTCTGAAGTCACCACCAAAATGCTGTGTGCTGCTGACCCGCAGTGGAAAACAGATTCCTGCCAG GGAGACTCTGGGGGCCCCCTGGTCTGCTCCATCCAAGGCCGCCTGACTCTGACTGGGATTGTGAGCTGGGGCCGTGGATGTGCCATGAAGGACAAGCCAGGCGTCTACACGAGGGTCTCACGCTTCCTGCCCTGGATCCGCACTCACACTGGGGAAGAGAATGGCCTAGCCCTCTGA